One genomic region from Arthrobacter sp. FB24 encodes:
- a CDS encoding Na+/H+ antiporter subunit A: protein MITVLAVHFAVAAVAPFLFRKFRRNTFYGLAAVPAGSFVWLLLQRDAVYQGAYEQASAAPPFTGSAVTELLPWIPELKIELAFRMDPLAWIMSLLVLGVGALVLVYCARYFKNKDSNLGGFGAQLLAFAGAMFGLVTADDLLLMFIFWELTTVLSYLLIGYARTRLSARRSALQALMVTTAGGLAMLVGLIILGSSAGTYRISAILEQAPGLTTGPAAGAVGAAVVLILIGAVTKSALIPFHFWLPGAMAAPTPVSAYLHAAAMVKAGVYLVARLAPGFAETAYWLPMVLGLGLATMLVGGYRALRQTDIKLILAYGTVSQLGFLTMVVGLGKPDAALAGLALLLAHGLFKATLFLVVGIIDHQSGTRDLRKLSGVYKSSRALAVVAAIGAASMAGIPPLAGFVAKESVFEAFVHYGTSGDAAGSWGLVVLAGLVLGSILTFAYSARFMWGAFASKPGIESTPFKAIKPSFLAAPALLSLLTIVYGLWPAPVDAWIQPYAAEFVHDGGDPATAAGHLALWHGLTPALGLTAITFVLGLAMFYGRNMVARGQSLVPAWVDGDRAYQITIGALDDVAVWVTGRTQRGSLFFYLAVILTVAFALPLTALLIAGKPLPDGLYFIDPNSPLQLVAGAGIVIGALAAVRANKRFLAVLMVSVTGYGIALMFALQGAPDLALTQMLVETIILVAFVLAMRSLPAELRDRTGGKYRVIRVIIGAAFGVTMIFVAIYAMGARVATPVALEFPRLAYEGGGGLNIVNVTLVDIRAWDTFGEISVLALAATGVASLIFVKGRGDGIRASSSVAEGTVGRRSGAGQSSRDSAALALSRKFAASTRDAWLVAGRTMAPERRSIIFEVVTRLVFHSMIVFSIYLLLAGHNLPGGGFAGGLTAGLALTIRYLAGGRFELREATPVGAGTLLGIGLATAAASGVVPLLLGGQVFQSAIIELWLPVFGDIKFVTSTIFDIGVYIVVVGLVLDVLRSLGAEIDEHFEENPEGETEGQEPDGIPAETTGRGKA, encoded by the coding sequence GTGATCACAGTCCTTGCCGTGCATTTCGCGGTGGCTGCCGTGGCGCCGTTCCTCTTCCGAAAGTTCCGCAGGAACACGTTCTACGGGCTGGCTGCGGTCCCCGCCGGTTCCTTCGTCTGGCTGCTCCTGCAACGCGACGCCGTGTACCAGGGAGCGTACGAGCAGGCCTCCGCGGCACCACCCTTCACGGGCAGCGCCGTCACTGAACTCCTTCCCTGGATCCCGGAACTCAAGATCGAGCTGGCGTTCCGGATGGACCCGCTGGCCTGGATCATGTCACTGCTGGTACTCGGCGTGGGTGCCCTGGTGCTGGTCTACTGTGCGCGCTACTTCAAGAACAAGGACAGCAACCTGGGCGGGTTCGGTGCCCAGCTCCTGGCCTTCGCGGGGGCGATGTTCGGCCTGGTCACCGCCGATGACCTGCTCCTGATGTTCATCTTCTGGGAACTCACCACCGTCCTGTCCTACCTGCTGATCGGCTACGCCCGCACCCGGCTCTCCGCCAGGCGCTCGGCCCTGCAGGCCCTGATGGTTACCACGGCGGGCGGCCTGGCCATGCTGGTGGGCCTCATCATTCTGGGGTCCAGCGCCGGAACCTACCGGATCTCGGCAATCCTGGAACAGGCTCCCGGGCTGACCACCGGCCCGGCAGCGGGGGCCGTGGGCGCCGCCGTCGTCCTGATCCTCATCGGTGCCGTGACGAAGTCCGCGCTGATACCGTTCCATTTCTGGCTCCCCGGAGCGATGGCGGCGCCCACACCGGTGAGCGCGTACCTCCATGCCGCCGCGATGGTGAAGGCCGGCGTCTACCTCGTGGCGCGGCTGGCGCCGGGCTTCGCGGAGACGGCGTACTGGCTGCCCATGGTGCTGGGACTGGGCCTGGCCACCATGCTGGTGGGCGGCTACCGCGCGCTGCGGCAGACCGACATCAAGCTGATCCTGGCGTACGGCACGGTGAGCCAGCTGGGCTTCCTCACTATGGTGGTGGGCCTCGGCAAACCCGATGCGGCGCTGGCCGGGTTGGCCCTGCTCCTGGCCCACGGACTCTTCAAGGCCACCCTGTTCCTGGTGGTGGGCATCATCGACCACCAGTCCGGAACCCGCGATCTCCGCAAGCTCTCCGGCGTCTACAAGTCCTCCCGCGCCCTGGCCGTGGTGGCGGCCATCGGTGCCGCGTCGATGGCCGGCATCCCGCCGCTGGCAGGCTTCGTGGCCAAGGAATCGGTGTTCGAGGCCTTCGTGCACTATGGCACCTCCGGTGATGCGGCCGGCTCCTGGGGCCTGGTGGTGCTCGCCGGGCTGGTCCTGGGGTCCATCCTTACCTTCGCCTACAGCGCGCGTTTTATGTGGGGTGCCTTCGCGTCGAAGCCCGGCATCGAATCCACACCGTTCAAGGCCATCAAGCCATCCTTCCTTGCAGCCCCCGCCCTGCTGAGCCTGCTGACCATCGTCTACGGCCTATGGCCGGCGCCGGTGGACGCCTGGATCCAGCCGTACGCCGCGGAATTCGTGCACGACGGCGGCGATCCGGCCACCGCCGCCGGCCACCTCGCGCTGTGGCACGGACTCACGCCCGCGCTGGGCCTGACGGCCATCACCTTCGTGCTCGGCCTGGCGATGTTCTATGGCCGCAACATGGTCGCCAGGGGCCAGAGCCTGGTGCCGGCGTGGGTGGACGGCGACCGCGCCTACCAAATCACCATCGGCGCGCTGGATGACGTTGCCGTGTGGGTCACGGGACGCACGCAGCGTGGTTCGCTGTTCTTCTACCTCGCAGTGATCCTCACGGTGGCGTTCGCCCTTCCGCTCACAGCCCTGCTCATCGCCGGGAAGCCACTGCCGGACGGGCTGTACTTCATCGATCCCAATTCGCCGCTGCAGCTGGTGGCCGGGGCCGGCATCGTGATCGGGGCGCTGGCAGCCGTGCGTGCGAACAAGCGGTTCCTCGCCGTGCTGATGGTCTCCGTGACCGGCTACGGCATCGCCCTGATGTTCGCCCTGCAGGGCGCACCGGACCTGGCCCTGACCCAGATGCTGGTGGAAACCATCATCCTGGTGGCGTTCGTCCTGGCCATGCGCAGCCTGCCGGCCGAACTCCGGGACCGCACCGGCGGCAAGTACCGGGTGATCCGCGTGATCATCGGGGCGGCGTTCGGCGTCACCATGATCTTCGTGGCCATCTACGCGATGGGCGCGCGGGTCGCGACGCCCGTCGCGTTGGAGTTCCCGCGGCTTGCCTACGAAGGCGGCGGGGGACTGAACATCGTCAACGTCACCCTCGTGGACATCCGGGCGTGGGACACCTTCGGCGAGATCTCCGTCCTGGCACTGGCCGCCACCGGTGTCGCCAGCCTCATCTTCGTGAAGGGGCGCGGCGACGGCATCCGGGCCTCGTCCTCCGTGGCCGAAGGGACCGTGGGCCGGCGCTCCGGTGCCGGACAGAGCTCCCGTGACAGCGCCGCGTTGGCCCTGAGCCGCAAATTTGCCGCCTCCACCAGGGACGCCTGGCTCGTGGCAGGGCGCACCATGGCTCCCGAGCGCCGCTCCATCATCTTCGAAGTGGTCACCAGGCTGGTGTTCCACTCGATGATCGTCTTCTCCATCTACCTCCTGCTCGCCGGTCACAACCTTCCGGGCGGCGGATTCGCCGGCGGTCTGACGGCCGGGCTTGCCCTGACCATCCGCTACCTCGCCGGCGGCCGCTTCGAACTGCGGGAGGCCACCCCGGTGGGTGCGGGAACGCTCCTGGGAATCGGGCTGGCCACGGCAGCGGCCTCCGGAGTGGTGCCGCTCCTGCTGGGCGGGCAGGTGTTCCAGAGCGCCATCATCGAACTGTGGCTGCCGGTGTTCGGCGACATCAAGTTCGTCACCTCCACCATTTTCGACATCGGCGTCTACATCGTGGTGGTAGGTCTGGTGCTGGACGTGCTGCGCAGCCTGGGCGCGGAAATCGATGAGCACTTTGAAGAGAACCCCGAGGGCGAGACCGAAGGGCAGGAACCGGACGGAATTCCCGCCGAAACCACGGGGAGGGGGAAAGCATGA
- a CDS encoding Na(+)/H(+) antiporter subunit C yields MSVNLTLLTVMGALYACGIYLIMERSLTRVLLGLMLLANATNLLILATGGYAGLAPMFSKDTDPRDYNDPLPQALILTSIVISFAVTAFMLGIIYRTWVLARRDEIQDDVEDIRVAETPSFDAEDDSEIPVETSEFPLTMIGSDGKGITGSDLSADSGSGRGASSDGTSGDGPQGGVATVKAGDRKIKAKDAAAEEQPGSQNVTPGPEGGVK; encoded by the coding sequence ATGAGCGTCAACCTGACATTGCTGACCGTCATGGGCGCGCTCTATGCCTGCGGAATCTACCTGATCATGGAACGCAGCCTCACCAGGGTGCTGCTGGGCCTGATGCTGCTGGCCAACGCCACCAACCTGCTGATCCTGGCCACCGGCGGCTACGCCGGCCTGGCACCCATGTTCAGCAAGGACACGGACCCCCGCGACTACAACGACCCCCTCCCGCAGGCACTGATCCTGACATCGATCGTGATCTCCTTCGCGGTGACCGCGTTCATGCTGGGCATCATCTACCGGACCTGGGTGCTGGCCCGCCGCGATGAGATCCAGGACGACGTCGAGGACATCCGTGTTGCCGAGACCCCCAGCTTCGACGCGGAGGATGATTCCGAGATTCCGGTAGAAACCTCGGAGTTCCCGCTGACCATGATCGGTTCGGACGGCAAGGGCATCACCGGTTCGGACCTGTCCGCCGACAGCGGTTCCGGCCGCGGCGCTTCAAGCGACGGCACTTCAGGCGACGGCCCGCAGGGCGGCGTGGCCACCGTCAAGGCCGGCGACCGCAAGATCAAAGCCAAGGACGCCGCTGCGGAAGAGCAGCCCGGCTCCCAAAACGTGACCCCCGGCCCGGAAGGAGGCGTGAAGTGA
- a CDS encoding monovalent cation/H+ antiporter complex subunit F has product MMGVVLAVTAVILSLAAAGAIVRIAIGPSLLDRVLASDVLLAIIGATLCIDMAVNRHLNNLMLLVALSIIGFIGSVTVARFVADRREQPHES; this is encoded by the coding sequence ATGATGGGCGTTGTCTTGGCCGTGACGGCCGTGATCCTGTCCCTGGCGGCAGCCGGGGCGATTGTCCGGATCGCCATCGGCCCGTCCCTGCTGGACCGGGTGCTGGCCTCTGACGTGCTGCTGGCCATCATCGGTGCCACGCTTTGCATAGACATGGCCGTCAACCGGCACCTGAACAACCTGATGCTGCTCGTGGCGCTGTCCATCATCGGGTTCATCGGATCCGTGACCGTGGCGCGCTTCGTGGCCGACCGGCGGGAGCAGCCCCATGAATCCTGA
- a CDS encoding Na+/H+ antiporter subunit E, with protein sequence MNRRRISIRQELPLLVWLVFVWAALWQDFSPGNLLFGALIAVVVARLFYLPPVELGGRFSIVRAVPFALVFLAKVVAASFQVLYLALARGPKVTNAVVAVKLRSHSDLMVTATGHVISLIPGSLVVEVDRSTSTLYIHGLNVRSGEDIVNLRKEVRDAEAALIRIMGTREELAALKQEVGA encoded by the coding sequence ATGAACCGCCGACGGATCTCAATCCGGCAGGAACTGCCCCTCCTCGTCTGGCTGGTGTTCGTCTGGGCAGCGCTCTGGCAGGACTTCAGCCCCGGTAACCTGCTGTTCGGTGCGCTGATCGCGGTAGTGGTGGCACGGCTTTTCTACCTGCCCCCGGTGGAGCTGGGCGGCCGCTTCAGCATCGTGCGGGCAGTTCCGTTCGCACTGGTGTTCCTGGCCAAGGTTGTGGCCGCCAGCTTCCAGGTGCTGTACCTGGCGTTGGCCCGCGGGCCCAAGGTGACCAACGCGGTCGTCGCGGTCAAGCTGCGCAGCCACTCGGACCTGATGGTGACGGCCACCGGCCACGTCATTTCGCTGATTCCGGGTTCGCTGGTGGTTGAGGTGGACCGCTCCACGTCCACGCTCTACATCCACGGACTCAACGTGCGGAGCGGAGAGGACATTGTGAACCTGCGCAAAGAGGTCCGGGACGCAGAGGCGGCACTGATCAGGATCATGGGCACCCGCGAGGAACTGGCCGCACTGAAACAGGAGGTAGGGGCATGA
- the dcd gene encoding dCTP deaminase, producing the protein MLISDRDIRAEIDSQRIVLDPYDPVMVQPSSVDVRIDRFFRLFDNHKYAHIDPAEDQPELTRLVEVDRGEPFILHPGEFVLGSTYETVTLPDDIAARLEGKSSLGRLGLLTHSTAGFIDPGFSGHVTLELSNMATLPIKLWPGMKIGQLCFFKLSSAAEFPYGSGEYGNRYQGQRGPTASRSYLNFHRTEI; encoded by the coding sequence GTGCTGATCTCTGACCGCGATATTCGTGCCGAAATTGATTCCCAACGGATTGTCCTGGATCCGTACGACCCGGTGATGGTCCAGCCGTCGTCCGTGGACGTCCGGATCGACCGGTTCTTCCGGTTGTTCGACAACCACAAGTACGCGCACATCGACCCTGCCGAGGACCAGCCTGAGCTGACGCGCCTGGTGGAAGTTGACCGCGGAGAGCCGTTCATCCTTCACCCGGGCGAGTTTGTGCTGGGCTCCACTTATGAAACCGTCACCTTGCCGGATGACATTGCGGCACGGCTCGAAGGCAAGTCCTCGCTGGGCCGGCTGGGGCTGCTGACGCACTCCACCGCAGGGTTTATCGATCCCGGGTTCTCCGGCCACGTCACGCTGGAGCTTTCCAACATGGCCACGCTGCCCATCAAACTGTGGCCCGGCATGAAGATCGGCCAGCTGTGCTTCTTCAAGCTCAGCTCCGCCGCCGAATTCCCCTACGGCTCCGGTGAGTACGGCAACCGCTACCAGGGCCAGCGTGGTCCCACCGCCAGCCGCAGCTACCTGAACTTCCACCGCACTGAGATCTGA
- the mnhG gene encoding monovalent cation/H(+) antiporter subunit G — MNPEPSAVDTIIDAVSAVFMVVGALMSLGAAVGLLRFPDLMSRMHAATKPQVLGLFLLLASVGLQLRTWWVWPVLFVAWIFQVLTVPVSAHMVGRAGYRTKHLHKELLTTDELEAVVLKAADKKAAAKRAADEDDDGAA, encoded by the coding sequence ATGAATCCTGAACCATCTGCCGTGGACACAATCATTGATGCAGTGTCGGCCGTCTTTATGGTGGTGGGCGCCCTGATGTCCCTCGGTGCGGCGGTCGGCCTGTTGCGCTTCCCCGACCTGATGAGCAGGATGCACGCCGCCACCAAGCCCCAGGTGCTGGGGCTGTTCCTGCTGCTGGCCTCGGTGGGCCTGCAGCTGCGGACCTGGTGGGTGTGGCCCGTGCTCTTCGTGGCGTGGATCTTCCAGGTGCTCACCGTTCCGGTGTCTGCCCACATGGTGGGCAGGGCAGGCTACCGCACCAAGCACCTGCACAAGGAACTGCTCACCACGGATGAACTGGAGGCCGTGGTGCTGAAGGCAGCCGACAAAAAGGCCGCCGCCAAGCGCGCCGCCGACGAGGATGACGACGGCGCAGCCTAG
- a CDS encoding cation:proton antiporter, which translates to MDPLALTLIELGAVVFCLGLLARLAGRIGMSPIPLYLVGGLFFGAGGLVKLEGMHEFAHLSGEIGVILLLLMLGLEYTAAELVTGLRRSWKAGVLDLVLNFIPGAGLAVLLGWGLVGAMVMGGVTYISSSGIAAKVITDLGRIGNRETPVVLSILVFEDLAMAVYLPVLTATLAGVSFLVGLQTVGISLAVVTVVLVVALRHGHHVSKAVHSENSEVFLLNLLGAALLVAGLAAAMQVSAAVGAFMLGIAISGATAHSATRILEPLRDLFAAIFFVVFGLNTDPSSIPPVLGWALILAVLTAATKMITGIWAAKRAGIGLPGRFRAGAALIARGEFSIVIAGLAVASGVVPHDLAALATAYVLIMAIMGPLAARYVEPVVKMLRRPAKPRPAARPI; encoded by the coding sequence ATGGATCCGCTCGCGCTAACCCTCATCGAACTGGGGGCCGTCGTGTTCTGCCTTGGCCTGCTGGCCAGGCTGGCCGGGCGGATCGGGATGTCCCCCATTCCCCTGTACCTGGTGGGCGGGCTGTTTTTCGGCGCCGGTGGACTGGTCAAGCTCGAAGGAATGCACGAATTCGCGCATCTTTCCGGCGAGATCGGCGTGATCCTGCTGCTACTCATGCTCGGATTGGAATATACGGCGGCTGAACTGGTCACCGGCCTCCGGCGGTCGTGGAAGGCCGGCGTCCTGGACCTCGTTCTGAACTTCATTCCGGGGGCCGGCCTGGCCGTGCTGCTGGGTTGGGGCCTGGTGGGAGCAATGGTGATGGGCGGCGTCACGTACATCTCGTCCTCCGGCATCGCAGCCAAGGTGATTACGGACCTCGGCCGGATCGGTAACCGCGAGACCCCTGTGGTTCTGTCCATCCTGGTCTTCGAGGACCTTGCGATGGCCGTCTACCTGCCCGTCCTCACTGCCACGCTGGCCGGGGTCAGTTTCCTGGTGGGGCTGCAGACCGTCGGAATTTCGCTCGCTGTGGTCACTGTGGTGCTGGTAGTGGCCCTCCGGCACGGGCACCACGTGTCCAAGGCAGTACACAGCGAAAATTCCGAGGTGTTCCTGCTGAACCTTCTCGGCGCGGCGCTCCTGGTTGCCGGTCTCGCCGCCGCCATGCAGGTCTCGGCCGCGGTGGGCGCGTTCATGCTGGGCATCGCCATTTCCGGCGCCACGGCTCACAGCGCTACCCGGATCCTCGAACCCCTCCGGGACCTGTTCGCGGCCATCTTCTTCGTGGTCTTCGGCCTCAACACCGATCCATCATCCATCCCGCCGGTACTGGGGTGGGCGCTGATCCTGGCTGTCCTCACCGCCGCCACCAAAATGATCACGGGAATCTGGGCGGCCAAGCGGGCAGGAATTGGCCTGCCGGGCCGGTTCCGTGCGGGAGCTGCGCTGATTGCGCGCGGTGAGTTCTCCATCGTCATTGCCGGCCTGGCGGTGGCTTCCGGTGTGGTGCCGCACGATCTCGCGGCGCTGGCCACGGCCTACGTGCTCATCATGGCCATCATGGGTCCGCTGGCGGCACGCTACGTGGAGCCGGTTGTGAAGATGCTGCGCCGCCCGGCAAAACCGCGGCCGGCCGCCCGCCCCATCTGA
- a CDS encoding MFS transporter, which yields MNPVAASAATQPPSELESGTSATSKGKVLAWAAWDWGSAAFNAVMTTFVFTVYLTSNAFGGEDQASAVLGGALAIAGAAIALLAPVTGQRSDTGGRRKLWLGVNTAAVAVLTGLCFFVFPRPEFLLLGVTLIALGNVFFEFAGVNYNAMLAQISTPKNIGKVSGFGWGMGYLGGIVALLIVLQLFVQPSFAWFGASTEDSLNIRLVAVFSALWFFIFALPVLFAVPELRRPQRGPKLGFLASYGLLVRRIKAIYRTSPHTIYFLLASAIFRDGLAAVFTFGGIIAAGTFGFQLKEVIFFAIFGNVVAAVGAMIGGFLDDRIGPKAVIIGSLAGLLVAGTVILVLGNGSYVFFGQAWPGTTTFWVFGLFLCLFVGPAQSSSRAYLARLAPHGESGELFGLYATTGRAVSFLAPTLFTLCIAVASPLVAPGEAQRWGILGIMVVLLAGLLVLLPVKAPGKVEIAVVPAA from the coding sequence ATGAACCCCGTTGCCGCTTCCGCGGCTACCCAGCCCCCGTCCGAACTGGAGTCCGGAACGTCGGCCACCAGCAAGGGCAAGGTCCTTGCGTGGGCCGCCTGGGACTGGGGCTCGGCGGCCTTCAACGCCGTGATGACCACGTTTGTCTTCACGGTGTACCTGACGTCCAACGCCTTCGGCGGCGAGGACCAGGCCTCCGCTGTGCTCGGCGGTGCGCTGGCGATCGCCGGGGCGGCCATCGCCCTTCTGGCGCCGGTGACGGGCCAGCGGTCGGACACCGGCGGCCGCCGGAAGCTGTGGCTGGGAGTCAACACGGCCGCCGTCGCGGTCCTGACCGGATTGTGCTTTTTTGTGTTTCCGCGGCCGGAGTTCCTGTTGCTGGGCGTCACACTGATCGCGCTGGGGAACGTCTTTTTCGAATTCGCCGGGGTGAACTACAACGCCATGCTGGCGCAGATTTCGACGCCGAAGAACATCGGGAAGGTGAGCGGCTTCGGCTGGGGCATGGGCTACCTGGGCGGCATCGTCGCGCTCCTGATCGTGCTGCAGCTGTTCGTCCAGCCCAGCTTCGCGTGGTTCGGGGCGTCCACCGAAGACAGCCTCAACATCCGCCTCGTGGCGGTGTTCTCGGCCCTCTGGTTCTTCATCTTTGCGTTGCCCGTCCTGTTCGCCGTGCCGGAACTGCGCAGGCCGCAGCGGGGCCCGAAGCTGGGGTTCCTGGCTTCCTACGGCCTGCTGGTGCGCCGCATCAAGGCGATCTACCGGACCAGCCCGCATACCATTTACTTCCTCCTTGCCAGTGCCATCTTCCGCGACGGCCTGGCCGCCGTCTTTACCTTTGGCGGGATCATCGCTGCGGGCACCTTCGGTTTCCAGCTGAAGGAAGTCATCTTCTTTGCCATCTTCGGCAACGTCGTTGCGGCCGTCGGAGCCATGATCGGCGGCTTCCTGGATGACCGGATCGGACCCAAAGCCGTCATCATCGGCTCGCTTGCCGGCCTGCTGGTTGCGGGCACCGTCATCCTGGTCCTGGGCAACGGCAGCTATGTCTTCTTCGGCCAGGCCTGGCCGGGCACCACCACGTTCTGGGTGTTCGGGCTGTTCCTGTGCCTTTTCGTTGGACCGGCGCAGTCCTCCTCCCGCGCGTACCTTGCCCGGCTGGCGCCGCATGGCGAATCCGGGGAGCTCTTCGGCCTCTATGCCACCACGGGCCGGGCGGTCAGCTTCCTGGCGCCAACGCTTTTCACGCTCTGCATCGCGGTGGCGTCGCCGCTCGTGGCACCCGGCGAAGCCCAGCGCTGGGGGATCCTCGGCATCATGGTGGTGCTCCTCGCCGGGCTGCTGGTGCTGCTGCCGGTCAAGGCTCCCGGAAAGGTGGAAATCGCCGTGGTTCCGGCGGCCTGA
- a CDS encoding cation:proton antiporter regulatory subunit — protein sequence MNVDETDLPGLGRRKDFMTASGRRIGVVEYREGQTELIVSTWDDPDTCQASIPLTAEEAAALGNLLGGQRLAMQLSEEHREIPGIVTRQFSIGGDSPFHNQPMGKACIRTRSGVSIVAIMREGEVLPSPGPDVVLHPGDLLVAVGTQEGLDTAADILRNG from the coding sequence ATGAACGTGGATGAGACAGACCTCCCTGGCCTTGGCAGGCGCAAGGATTTCATGACCGCTTCGGGCCGCCGGATCGGCGTGGTGGAATACCGCGAGGGTCAGACCGAGCTGATTGTTTCCACCTGGGACGATCCCGACACGTGCCAGGCGTCCATCCCGCTGACGGCCGAGGAAGCCGCCGCCCTGGGCAACCTGCTGGGCGGCCAGCGCCTGGCCATGCAGCTCTCCGAAGAGCACCGCGAAATCCCGGGAATCGTCACCCGCCAGTTCTCCATCGGCGGGGACTCACCGTTCCACAACCAGCCCATGGGCAAAGCCTGCATCCGCACCCGCAGCGGTGTCTCCATCGTCGCCATCATGCGGGAAGGCGAGGTGCTCCCCTCCCCTGGACCCGACGTCGTCCTTCACCCCGGCGACCTGCTCGTGGCGGTCGGAACGCAAGAAGGTCTCGATACAGCAGCCGATATCCTGCGCAACGGCTGA
- a CDS encoding DUF4235 domain-containing protein, with protein sequence MSFFIKLLGTGVSLLAGFAGTKAVDVVWEKITGRKPPKGDKDDVPTTLRSALTFALISAAVSAIIQVLANRGTQRAITRFAKSQDIV encoded by the coding sequence GTGAGTTTTTTCATCAAGCTGCTTGGAACCGGAGTGAGCCTGCTTGCCGGATTCGCCGGCACCAAGGCCGTTGACGTCGTCTGGGAAAAGATCACCGGCCGCAAGCCCCCGAAGGGCGACAAGGACGACGTCCCCACCACCCTGCGCAGCGCCCTGACCTTTGCGCTGATCTCGGCGGCTGTCAGCGCCATCATCCAGGTCCTGGCCAACCGGGGCACGCAGCGTGCCATCACCCGCTTCGCCAAGAGCCAGGACATCGTCTAG
- a CDS encoding Na+/H+ antiporter subunit D, translating into MNIASFAPLAVVLPILGAALTFVLIRHSKAQRAVSITLLSLTLLLECVLLASVWDGGTAAVNIGGWLPPWGIVMVVDQFSSLMLVVSSTVSLAVLVYATGQGMADGDQDAPLSIFHPTYLILVAGVSNAFLSGDLFNLYVGFEILLTASYVLMTLGGTGPRIRAGVTYVVVSVVSSVLFLIAIAMIYGATGTINMADLAVKLADLDSGTRMLLHVMLLVAFGIKAAVFPLSFWLPDSYPTAPAPVTAVFAGLLTKVGVYAMVRTETLLFPGDSLNTPLMVVALLTMVVGILGALAQSDIKRLLSFTLVSHIGYMVFGLAMSSVAGLGAAVFYVAHHITIQTSLFLVTGLIERRGGSSSIDRVAGLAKLSPILALLFFIPAMNLAGIPPFSGFLGKLGLLQAGVQLGTPLAYALVIGGVVTSLLTLLAVARVWNRAFWRKPEDAENPDPVLLAAPEDSETGDRAGKRNVTLLPRTMVGSTLGLVAFGVALTVFAGPLFRVADQSAVEMLDRSAYIQAVLGENAPVPPIAQPEPVQQEGNK; encoded by the coding sequence GTGAACATCGCAAGCTTTGCCCCGCTCGCCGTCGTACTTCCCATCCTCGGTGCCGCCCTGACGTTCGTGCTGATCCGGCACTCCAAGGCCCAGCGGGCCGTCAGCATTACGCTGCTCTCGCTGACGCTCCTGCTGGAATGCGTGCTGCTGGCGTCCGTCTGGGACGGCGGAACCGCGGCCGTCAACATCGGCGGCTGGCTGCCCCCGTGGGGCATCGTGATGGTGGTGGACCAGTTCTCGTCCCTGATGCTGGTGGTCTCCTCCACGGTCAGCCTCGCGGTGCTGGTGTACGCCACCGGCCAGGGCATGGCCGACGGCGACCAGGACGCGCCGCTGTCGATCTTCCACCCCACCTACCTGATCCTGGTGGCCGGCGTGTCCAACGCGTTCCTGTCGGGCGACCTCTTCAACCTCTACGTGGGGTTCGAGATCCTTCTGACGGCGAGCTATGTGCTGATGACCCTCGGCGGAACCGGCCCCCGCATCCGTGCCGGCGTGACCTACGTGGTGGTCTCCGTGGTGTCCTCCGTCCTGTTCCTGATCGCCATCGCCATGATCTACGGCGCCACCGGAACCATCAACATGGCGGACCTTGCCGTCAAGCTCGCGGACCTGGACTCCGGAACGCGGATGCTGCTGCACGTGATGCTGCTGGTGGCCTTCGGCATCAAGGCGGCTGTCTTCCCGTTGTCCTTCTGGCTTCCTGACTCGTACCCCACGGCACCAGCCCCCGTCACGGCGGTGTTCGCCGGCTTGCTGACCAAGGTGGGGGTCTATGCCATGGTGCGCACCGAGACGCTCCTCTTTCCGGGGGACTCGCTGAACACTCCGCTGATGGTGGTGGCATTACTGACCATGGTGGTGGGAATCCTGGGTGCGCTGGCCCAGAGCGACATCAAGCGCCTTCTTTCGTTCACCCTCGTCAGCCACATCGGCTACATGGTGTTCGGGCTGGCGATGTCCTCGGTGGCCGGACTTGGCGCGGCGGTGTTCTACGTGGCCCACCACATCACCATCCAGACCAGCCTCTTCCTGGTCACGGGCCTGATCGAACGCCGCGGCGGAAGCTCGTCGATCGACCGCGTCGCCGGCCTGGCCAAACTGTCCCCGATCCTGGCCCTGCTGTTCTTCATCCCCGCCATGAACCTGGCCGGCATCCCGCCGTTCTCGGGTTTCCTGGGCAAGCTCGGGCTGCTGCAGGCCGGTGTGCAGCTTGGCACCCCGCTGGCCTACGCCCTGGTGATCGGCGGTGTCGTGACCAGCCTGCTGACGCTCCTGGCCGTCGCCCGTGTGTGGAACCGCGCGTTCTGGCGCAAACCCGAGGACGCCGAGAACCCGGACCCCGTGCTGCTCGCGGCCCCTGAGGATTCCGAGACGGGCGACCGCGCAGGCAAGCGCAATGTCACGCTGCTGCCGCGGACCATGGTGGGATCAACCCTGGGCCTCGTGGCCTTCGGTGTGGCGCTCACCGTCTTTGCCGGGCCGCTCTTCCGGGTGGCGGACCAGTCGGCCGTGGAAATGCTGGACCGGTCCGCCTACATCCAGGCCGTGCTGGGCGAAAACGCCCCCGTGCCCCCGATCGCCCAGCCTGAACCCGTCCAGCAGGAGGGGAACAAATGA